The proteins below are encoded in one region of Flavobacterium nackdongense:
- a CDS encoding dicarboxylate/amino acid:cation symporter — MTETKKPSFLGNLTVQIVIAMLLGAFLGIYIHNNYDATFAKEFSDKIKILATVFIRLVQMIIALLVFSTLVPGIAKLGDVKTVGRVGGKALAWFFSASFISLLIGLFWVNILEPGVGLNLSNIDLSTAAEVTGNTKSFSAQNFIEHIIPKSIVEAMANNEIIQIVIFSIFFGLAAASIGNYAKPVTNFIEVLSHIVLKMVNYVMKFAPMGVFGAIAGVFAIKDLNDLVFTYIKFFGSFLVGISTLWVFLLAIGFLFLGKRMKSLLNHIVSPLIIAFSTTSSEAVFPKLTEELERFGIKDKIVSFMLPLGYSFNLDGSMMYMTFASMFIAQAYGIHLDVGTQMTMLLVLMLTSKGIAGVPRASLVIVAATCGMFKIPIEGIALILPIDHFCDMFRSATNVLGNALATSVVGKWEGEDSGSE; from the coding sequence ATGACTGAAACCAAAAAACCATCCTTCTTAGGAAACTTAACTGTCCAAATTGTTATTGCTATGCTTTTGGGCGCATTTTTGGGAATTTATATTCACAACAATTACGATGCGACCTTTGCCAAGGAGTTTAGTGACAAGATCAAAATATTAGCGACCGTTTTTATCCGTTTGGTGCAAATGATTATTGCCCTTTTGGTATTCAGTACTTTGGTGCCGGGTATCGCAAAATTAGGCGATGTTAAAACGGTTGGAAGAGTGGGCGGAAAAGCCTTGGCTTGGTTTTTTAGTGCTTCTTTTATTTCTCTATTAATCGGTTTATTTTGGGTCAATATATTAGAACCTGGGGTAGGACTCAATCTCTCCAACATCGATTTATCCACGGCTGCCGAAGTGACAGGAAATACAAAAAGTTTTTCTGCACAAAACTTCATCGAGCACATTATACCCAAAAGTATCGTTGAAGCAATGGCTAATAATGAAATTATTCAAATTGTAATTTTCTCCATCTTTTTCGGCTTAGCGGCTGCTTCAATTGGGAATTATGCAAAGCCTGTGACCAATTTTATAGAAGTGTTATCTCATATCGTTCTGAAAATGGTGAATTATGTGATGAAATTTGCTCCAATGGGCGTTTTTGGTGCTATTGCAGGCGTTTTTGCTATAAAAGATTTGAATGATTTAGTTTTTACTTATATCAAATTTTTCGGATCCTTTTTGGTTGGGATTTCAACTTTATGGGTTTTTCTTCTAGCAATAGGCTTTTTATTTCTGGGAAAAAGAATGAAATCCTTATTGAATCATATTGTTAGTCCGCTTATAATTGCGTTTAGCACCACAAGTAGCGAAGCAGTTTTCCCTAAACTTACCGAGGAATTGGAGCGTTTTGGCATCAAAGACAAAATTGTTTCGTTTATGTTGCCTTTGGGTTATTCGTTCAATTTAGATGGCAGTATGATGTATATGACTTTTGCCAGTATGTTCATTGCTCAAGCCTATGGAATCCATCTGGATGTCGGCACCCAAATGACGATGTTATTGGTTTTGATGCTGACCAGCAAAGGAATTGCAGGGGTTCCCAGAGCTAGTTTGGTAATAGTAGCTGCCACTTGCGGAATGTTTAAGATCCCCATCGAGGGAATCGCTTTGATTCTGCCAATCGATCATTTTTGCGACATGTTTAGAAGCGCGACGAATGTTTTAGGTAATGCCTTGGCCACTTCGGTGGTTGGAAAATGGGAAGGTGAAGATTCCGGTTCCGAATAA
- a CDS encoding formimidoylglutamase produces the protein MEKLIPFTINDLAKVTNHRSGEIKFGEKMLTIPKGVDPKIFLSTCEAKFVLFGIPEDIGVRANFGRPGAASAWECTIASIANIQHNRFCKGNQILVLGKLNVSEEMKEVEHLNFHDIDDRSKLNQLVEKIDKEVSHIIFNIVKSGKTPIIIGGGHNNSYGNIKGTALAKGKSINAINFDAHSDFRILEGRHSGNGFSYAYEEGFLKKYFIFGLHENYTSKNVLDILKKIDDRVRFNTYDSINIRKEKNFNSELIQSLEFIKNDFFGVEIDLDAIPNIASSAMTLSGFSIEELRQFVTFFGMNKNAAYLHICEGAPDLCYDKNNHLIGKLIGYLVTDFIKSKNSLLPPKHIV, from the coding sequence ATGGAAAAACTGATCCCATTTACGATAAATGATCTTGCAAAAGTAACCAACCACCGCTCTGGCGAAATAAAATTCGGGGAAAAGATGCTGACCATTCCCAAAGGAGTTGATCCCAAGATTTTCCTATCGACTTGCGAAGCAAAATTTGTATTATTTGGCATCCCAGAGGACATTGGCGTAAGAGCCAATTTCGGTAGGCCCGGAGCTGCGTCCGCTTGGGAATGCACCATTGCTAGTATTGCCAATATACAACACAATCGGTTTTGCAAAGGCAACCAAATATTAGTTTTAGGCAAACTGAACGTAAGCGAAGAAATGAAAGAAGTGGAACATTTAAATTTCCACGATATTGATGATCGATCCAAACTAAATCAATTGGTGGAGAAAATCGACAAAGAGGTTTCTCATATCATTTTCAACATTGTAAAATCAGGGAAAACGCCCATTATCATTGGAGGCGGACACAATAATTCGTACGGAAATATCAAAGGAACCGCACTTGCCAAAGGAAAATCCATCAACGCTATTAATTTTGATGCCCATTCTGACTTTAGAATTCTTGAAGGACGACACAGCGGAAACGGTTTTTCTTATGCCTATGAAGAAGGTTTTCTGAAAAAATATTTCATTTTTGGTTTGCACGAAAATTACACTTCAAAAAACGTCCTCGATATACTCAAAAAAATAGATGACCGAGTCCGTTTCAATACCTACGATAGTATCAATATTCGCAAAGAAAAGAATTTCAACTCTGAACTTATTCAGTCCTTAGAATTTATTAAAAATGATTTTTTCGGTGTTGAAATTGATTTAGATGCTATTCCGAATATTGCCAGTAGCGCGATGACTTTAAGCGGCTTTTCGATTGAAGAATTACGGCAATTTGTTACTTTCTTTGGTATGAATAAAAATGCAGCTTACCTCCATATTTGCGAAGGTGCACCCGATTTATGTTATGACAAAAACAATCATCTCATCGGGAAACTCATAGGCTATTTGGTTACTGATTTTATAAAATCTAAAAACAGCTTGTTACCTCCAAAACATATTGTTTAG
- a CDS encoding protease complex subunit PrcB family protein: MKKVILLLVSLFLFSCGATSTKTAGTNALYELITQQADGGASIRFFEILSTENEIAMLLNDEKLKEKIKPSDIQNANFIVLNLGEKATGGSKIGIESAVETDKNIIITIKETETKSGSTAAQEITTPFSVVKINSKKEIIIK, translated from the coding sequence ATGAAAAAAGTAATCTTATTATTGGTTAGTTTATTCCTGTTTTCTTGCGGTGCTACCTCTACAAAAACAGCAGGGACGAATGCCTTGTACGAACTGATAACCCAACAAGCCGATGGCGGCGCGAGTATTCGTTTTTTCGAAATATTAAGTACAGAAAATGAAATTGCCATGTTGCTAAATGACGAGAAATTAAAAGAAAAAATTAAACCCAGCGACATTCAAAATGCTAATTTTATTGTTTTGAATCTGGGCGAAAAAGCAACTGGCGGATCTAAAATAGGGATTGAAAGTGCGGTGGAAACAGATAAAAATATCATTATTACGATAAAAGAAACAGAAACGAAATCAGGTTCAACTGCGGCGCAAGAAATTACCACTCCATTCAGCGTGGTAAAAATTAATTCTAAAAAAGAAATTATCATTAAATAG
- the aroC gene encoding chorismate synthase encodes MAGNSYGTLYRITTFGESHGEALGGIIDGCPSGIALDFDAIQFEMSRRKPGQSTIVTQRKEPDDVQFLSGIFEGKTTGTPIGFIIPNTNQKSDDYSHIKDNYRPSHADYVYEKKYGVRDYRGGGRSSARETASRVVAGAIAKQMLSDIKINAYVSSVGPLFLEKPYQDLDFSKIESNPVRCPDEKMAAEMEEYIRVIKKQGDTVGGTVTCVIQNVPIGLGEPVFDKLHAELGKAMLSINAVKGFEFGSGFCGAKMKGSEHNDLYNPDGTTRTNLSGGIQGGISNGMDIYFRVAFKPVATIMQKQESLDNTGNITEMTGKGRHDPCVVPRAVPIVEAMAAIVLADFYLINKTY; translated from the coding sequence ATGGCAGGAAATAGCTACGGAACCCTATACAGAATAACAACATTTGGCGAATCACACGGCGAAGCTTTAGGTGGAATAATTGACGGATGTCCTTCAGGAATTGCATTGGATTTTGATGCCATTCAATTTGAAATGTCAAGAAGAAAGCCAGGCCAATCTACAATTGTAACGCAACGTAAGGAACCAGATGATGTGCAATTTTTATCTGGAATTTTTGAAGGAAAAACTACAGGAACTCCCATCGGATTTATAATCCCGAATACCAATCAAAAATCAGACGATTATTCCCATATCAAAGACAATTACCGCCCTAGCCATGCCGATTATGTCTACGAAAAAAAATATGGCGTTCGTGATTACCGCGGCGGTGGGCGAAGTTCAGCTCGCGAAACTGCCAGTAGAGTAGTGGCGGGAGCTATTGCGAAACAAATGTTGTCAGATATAAAAATCAATGCTTACGTTTCATCGGTGGGGCCACTATTTTTAGAAAAACCATACCAAGATTTAGACTTTTCAAAAATAGAGAGTAATCCGGTACGTTGTCCAGATGAAAAAATGGCTGCCGAAATGGAGGAATACATTCGGGTAATCAAAAAGCAAGGCGACACGGTCGGTGGTACCGTAACTTGTGTGATTCAAAATGTTCCCATTGGTCTGGGCGAGCCTGTTTTCGATAAGTTACACGCTGAATTGGGCAAAGCTATGCTTTCAATTAATGCTGTAAAAGGATTCGAATTTGGCAGTGGATTTTGTGGTGCGAAGATGAAAGGAAGTGAACACAATGATTTATATAATCCTGACGGAACCACTAGAACCAATCTTTCGGGTGGTATTCAAGGCGGAATTAGCAACGGAATGGACATTTATTTTCGAGTGGCATTCAAACCGGTTGCCACAATTATGCAAAAACAAGAATCGCTCGACAATACGGGAAATATTACTGAAATGACCGGCAAAGGAAGACACGATCCTTGTGTCGTTCCGCGTGCTGTTCCTATCGTCGAAGCCATGGCAGCGATTGTTCTTGCCGATTTCTATTTGATTAACAAAACGTATTAA
- a CDS encoding DEAD/DEAH box helicase, with product MLFEDLSLSKSIQRAVFEEGYTNPTPIQEQAIPLVLAGRDLIGCAQTGTGKTAAFAIPIIHQLHRIVGSSKKAKEIRALIVTPTRELAVQIGQSFDTYGKYTNLVQLTIFGGVSQVPQVDALRKGVDILIATPGRLLDLHKQGFITLDHLHTLVLDEADQMLDMGFINDVKKIVKLTPKNRQTLLFSATMPIAIRELAEMFLKDPEKVEVSPVSSTAENVEQHVYFVEKTEKRNLLYHLIKNQNLSDVLVFSRTKHGADNVVKALRKKDIPAEAIHGDKSQNARQRVLDAFKNKEVGVLVATDIAARGIDIDQLPYVINFDLPNIPETYVHRIGRTGRAGNEGIAISFCGKDEHQYWKDIQKLIKVEVKIISDHPYPWHSGNPETAPTAAQKNSNRSGGAHKSRKSNISKQNKKRWY from the coding sequence ATGTTATTCGAAGATTTATCATTGTCCAAAAGTATTCAAAGAGCTGTATTTGAAGAAGGCTACACCAACCCAACTCCCATTCAGGAGCAAGCTATTCCGCTCGTCCTAGCGGGTAGAGATTTAATAGGTTGCGCACAAACGGGCACCGGAAAAACAGCAGCATTTGCCATTCCAATCATCCATCAATTGCATCGGATTGTTGGTTCATCGAAAAAAGCCAAAGAAATACGTGCGCTCATTGTCACTCCAACACGTGAATTAGCGGTTCAGATTGGACAAAGTTTCGACACTTACGGCAAGTATACTAATCTAGTTCAACTCACCATTTTTGGAGGAGTTTCACAAGTGCCACAAGTAGATGCGCTTCGCAAAGGGGTCGATATTTTGATTGCGACACCCGGAAGATTACTCGATTTGCACAAACAAGGTTTTATAACTTTAGACCATCTGCATACTTTAGTCCTTGACGAAGCCGACCAAATGCTCGATATGGGATTTATAAACGATGTCAAGAAAATCGTAAAGCTTACGCCAAAAAACAGACAAACCTTGCTTTTTTCGGCAACGATGCCCATCGCCATTCGCGAATTGGCCGAAATGTTTTTGAAAGATCCTGAAAAAGTGGAAGTTTCTCCTGTTTCCTCTACTGCCGAAAATGTGGAACAACACGTTTATTTTGTCGAAAAAACCGAAAAAAGAAACCTACTGTATCATTTGATAAAAAATCAAAATTTATCGGATGTTCTGGTTTTTTCGAGAACCAAACACGGAGCTGATAATGTGGTGAAAGCCTTGCGCAAAAAAGATATTCCTGCCGAAGCCATTCACGGCGATAAATCACAAAATGCGCGACAACGGGTTTTAGATGCCTTCAAAAACAAAGAAGTGGGCGTTTTGGTAGCCACCGATATTGCAGCTCGAGGTATCGATATCGATCAATTGCCTTATGTCATCAATTTTGACTTGCCCAATATTCCCGAAACTTACGTTCATCGAATTGGGAGAACGGGTCGAGCTGGAAACGAAGGAATAGCCATCTCTTTTTGTGGCAAAGACGAACATCAATATTGGAAGGACATTCAAAAACTCATCAAAGTCGAGGTCAAAATAATTAGTGATCATCCTTATCCTTGGCATTCTGGAAATCCAGAAACGGCTCCAACAGCTGCGCAGAAAAACTCGAATCGTAGCGGTGGTGCGCACAAATCCAGAAAATCAAATATTTCGAAACAAAACAAAAAACGCTGGTATTAG
- the bshA gene encoding N-acetyl-alpha-D-glucosaminyl L-malate synthase BshA gives MKIAIVCYPTFGGSGVVATELGLELARRGHEIHFITYSQPVRLALLSTNVHYHEVNVPEYPLFHFQPYELALSSKLVDMVKLYKIELLHVHYAIPHAYAGYMAKQMLKDEGINLPMITTLHGTDITLVGNHPFYKTAVTFSINKSDFVTSVSESLKADTLKLFKIKNEIQVIPNFIELDKHEVEAVTSCRRSVMADENERIITHISNFRKVKRIPDVIQIFYKIQQQIPAKLMMVGDGPEKEKAEYLCQELGILDKVIFFGNSNEIDKILSYTDLFLLPSETESFGLAALEAMAWSVPVISSNSGGLPEVNFDGVSGYLSDKGNVDEMAENALKILKDTATLNKFKENALAVAKQFDIENILPLYEELYHKAIYKFS, from the coding sequence ATGAAAATAGCAATCGTATGTTATCCAACCTTTGGCGGAAGTGGCGTTGTAGCTACTGAGTTGGGTTTAGAATTGGCGCGACGGGGTCACGAAATTCATTTTATTACCTACAGTCAACCCGTTCGATTGGCGTTGCTCAGTACCAATGTGCATTATCATGAGGTAAATGTTCCTGAATATCCCTTGTTCCATTTTCAACCGTATGAACTGGCTTTGTCGAGCAAATTAGTCGATATGGTGAAGTTGTACAAAATCGAATTACTGCACGTACATTATGCCATTCCGCACGCTTATGCTGGTTATATGGCCAAGCAAATGCTCAAAGATGAAGGGATCAATTTGCCGATGATTACTACTTTGCACGGAACTGATATCACTTTGGTAGGCAATCATCCTTTCTATAAAACTGCGGTTACATTTAGTATCAATAAATCAGATTTTGTGACTTCGGTGTCCGAAAGTCTCAAAGCGGATACGCTGAAGTTATTCAAAATTAAAAATGAAATTCAGGTGATTCCGAATTTTATCGAATTGGATAAGCACGAAGTCGAAGCCGTGACTTCTTGCCGTCGCTCGGTGATGGCTGACGAAAATGAACGAATTATTACGCACATCAGTAATTTCAGAAAAGTGAAACGAATACCCGATGTGATTCAAATATTTTATAAAATTCAGCAGCAGATTCCGGCCAAATTGATGATGGTAGGCGATGGTCCCGAAAAAGAAAAAGCGGAATATTTATGCCAAGAATTAGGCATTTTAGACAAAGTTATTTTCTTTGGTAACAGCAATGAAATTGACAAAATATTGAGTTATACCGATTTGTTTTTGTTGCCCTCTGAAACCGAGAGTTTCGGTCTTGCAGCTCTCGAAGCAATGGCTTGGAGCGTTCCTGTCATTTCGAGTAATTCTGGTGGTTTACCCGAAGTGAATTTTGATGGGGTTTCAGGATATTTGAGTGATAAGGGAAATGTTGATGAAATGGCCGAAAACGCCTTGAAAATTTTGAAAGACACAGCTACTTTAAATAAATTCAAAGAAAATGCGTTAGCAGTAGCAAAGCAATTTGACATCGAAAACATTCTGCCTTTGTACGAAGAACTCTATCATAAAGCGATATATAAATTTTCATGA
- a CDS encoding tetratricopeptide repeat-containing hybrid sensor histidine kinase/response regulator: MQKIRFVLLLFGLLISFSNSIGAQTQLPTKAAIRQKAKLALKYLNSEKFEKSLESARLSLKYATVQKDDYYIAASYNIIGANYDELSEYDKAIYFYKKGLTYANKVTNDTIKNYINNNLGNVYCFEKKEYEKGIKFYKKSLEYSEKAADTSQIVFTKLNIAWAYFDIGQFENGAPYLYYINKYHSKFGDKSTLLVLNMLNGMYNRDKGAYQKAESYFLKAIELGKISGEKNDLAFAHQEYSLLLLKMENYKAAYEHLAIYNTITAEIYNEELLRKAHIAGINLELDEYKRAIDQIEDEKNLQAQSLKQSRIIVVLFIAVFLVLLMLLYSLFKNYNFKKKANHELTIANEELMIAKDNAEKASQAKTQFVSTISHELRTPLYGVIGITNLLLDEHRELAESPHLHSLKFSARYLLSLVNDILQINKIEENKIVLESLTFNISDEINLVKNALSFIAQSHNDIITVEVDKAIPEYLIGDKLRLAQVLMNLISNALKFTKNGEVVVRANLIKVENSAHHIEFQIADNGVGIDAADQEKIFDKFVQIGRNENDYQGTGLGLAIVKRLLDLFKSEITLESQVGVGTTFIFTIAFDHNPDKTIEIINNIKVDLSTGQIFKILVVEDNKINQTIIKKIIEKNHCSCCIVDDGYQALAILEKDVFDVILMDINMPLISGFETTRKIRYKGIQTPIIALTAFAKDEITEEAIEAGMNDIMIKPFEPIKLFQVINDQIKKQKNAVY; encoded by the coding sequence ATGCAAAAAATTCGCTTTGTCTTACTACTTTTTGGACTGCTGATTTCTTTCAGTAATTCTATTGGCGCGCAAACCCAACTGCCCACAAAAGCAGCCATTCGGCAAAAGGCTAAACTGGCTTTAAAATATTTGAATTCTGAAAAATTTGAAAAATCCCTAGAATCGGCCAGACTTAGTTTAAAATACGCCACAGTACAAAAAGACGATTATTATATTGCAGCTTCATACAATATTATAGGTGCCAATTATGATGAACTATCAGAATATGATAAAGCCATTTATTTTTATAAAAAAGGATTAACATATGCCAATAAAGTTACGAATGATACCATCAAAAATTATATAAACAATAATTTAGGCAATGTGTATTGCTTTGAAAAAAAAGAGTACGAAAAGGGTATCAAATTCTATAAAAAATCACTGGAATATAGTGAGAAAGCGGCTGATACCAGTCAAATTGTTTTTACTAAACTCAATATAGCTTGGGCGTACTTCGATATTGGCCAATTTGAAAATGGGGCTCCCTATTTGTACTACATCAATAAATACCACTCGAAATTTGGTGATAAATCAACCTTGCTCGTATTGAATATGCTAAATGGTATGTACAATCGGGATAAAGGAGCCTATCAAAAAGCCGAATCTTATTTTTTGAAAGCCATCGAACTAGGCAAGATATCCGGAGAAAAAAATGATCTGGCTTTTGCTCACCAAGAATACTCTTTGCTTTTATTGAAAATGGAAAACTATAAAGCTGCCTACGAACATTTGGCAATATACAATACCATTACAGCGGAAATTTACAATGAAGAATTACTCAGAAAAGCGCATATAGCTGGGATTAATCTGGAATTGGATGAATACAAACGGGCTATTGATCAAATCGAAGATGAAAAGAATTTGCAAGCACAAAGTTTAAAACAATCCCGAATCATAGTGGTTCTATTTATTGCGGTTTTTTTAGTTCTTCTGATGCTGTTGTATTCACTTTTTAAGAATTACAATTTCAAGAAAAAAGCGAATCACGAGCTGACTATCGCCAACGAAGAATTGATGATTGCCAAAGATAATGCAGAGAAAGCTTCGCAAGCCAAGACACAATTTGTATCGACTATAAGTCACGAGTTACGAACGCCTCTTTATGGAGTAATAGGAATCACGAATTTGTTGTTGGATGAACATCGCGAATTGGCGGAAAGTCCTCATTTGCATTCACTCAAATTTTCTGCCCGATATCTGTTATCGTTAGTAAACGATATTCTTCAAATCAATAAAATTGAAGAAAACAAAATTGTTCTCGAAAGCTTAACTTTCAATATTTCAGATGAAATCAATTTGGTTAAAAATGCGCTTTCATTTATTGCACAAAGTCATAACGATATCATCACTGTTGAGGTTGACAAAGCCATTCCAGAGTATTTGATCGGGGATAAATTGCGTCTGGCCCAAGTATTGATGAATTTAATTAGCAATGCCTTAAAGTTTACAAAAAACGGAGAAGTAGTTGTGCGTGCCAATTTGATTAAAGTAGAGAACTCCGCTCATCATATAGAATTTCAAATTGCCGATAATGGAGTGGGGATCGATGCTGCCGATCAAGAAAAGATATTTGATAAATTTGTTCAAATAGGTCGCAATGAAAATGATTATCAGGGAACCGGCCTAGGATTAGCCATTGTAAAAAGATTACTAGATCTTTTCAAAAGTGAAATTACGCTCGAAAGTCAAGTAGGTGTTGGCACCACTTTTATTTTTACCATAGCCTTCGACCATAATCCCGATAAGACAATTGAAATTATTAATAATATAAAAGTTGATTTAAGTACTGGACAAATTTTTAAGATATTGGTTGTCGAGGATAATAAAATCAATCAGACTATCATTAAGAAAATAATCGAAAAAAACCATTGTAGTTGCTGTATTGTTGACGATGGATATCAAGCACTGGCTATTCTTGAAAAGGATGTTTTCGATGTTATTTTGATGGACATCAATATGCCATTAATCAGTGGTTTCGAGACTACCCGAAAAATTCGTTACAAGGGAATTCAAACTCCTATTATCGCTTTGACTGCTTTTGCTAAGGACGAAATAACCGAGGAAGCGATCGAGGCGGGAATGAATGATATCATGATAAAACCTTTTGAGCCCATAAAATTATTTCAGGTGATAAATGATCAGATAAAAAAACAAAAAAACGCCGTCTATTGA
- the hutI gene encoding imidazolonepropionase encodes MKTLIINIKELLQVRDASILKVSGEDMAVLPTIKNAYLIIENDSISDFGVMDDLPEDINPEKCIDADGKMVLPAWCDSHTHIVYAGNREQEFVDRINGLSYEEIANRGGGILNSAQKLNETSEDELYNQSKLRLEEIMRLGTGAVEIKSGYSLTVEGELKMLRVIGRLSKEYPITIKATFLGAHAFPIEYKSNRKEYIDLIIDKMLPEIALKKLADFIDVFCESGYFTVAETEQIMEAGIRFGLRPKIHVNQFNSIGGIQAGIKYKALSVDHLEVMNPEDIESLINTETMPVALPSCSYFLGIPYTPAREMISKGLPIALASDFNPGSTPSGNMNFVVSTACIKMKMTPEEAINAATINGAYAMGISETHGSITIGKKANLILTQPVSSFYQLPYAFGSNLIDAVFIEGKVLA; translated from the coding sequence ATGAAAACGCTAATCATCAACATCAAGGAATTGCTTCAAGTTCGAGATGCTTCGATATTGAAAGTTTCTGGTGAGGATATGGCGGTTCTGCCCACAATCAAAAATGCTTATTTGATTATCGAAAATGATAGCATTTCCGATTTTGGCGTAATGGATGATTTGCCCGAAGATATCAATCCCGAAAAATGTATCGATGCCGATGGAAAAATGGTTTTGCCCGCTTGGTGCGACTCGCATACTCACATTGTCTATGCCGGTAATCGGGAGCAGGAATTTGTGGATAGAATCAATGGACTTTCTTATGAAGAAATTGCCAATCGCGGTGGTGGAATTCTGAATTCAGCCCAAAAACTCAACGAAACATCGGAAGATGAACTTTACAACCAATCCAAACTTCGTCTTGAAGAGATAATGCGGTTAGGAACTGGTGCAGTCGAAATAAAATCAGGTTATAGTCTGACTGTCGAGGGAGAGTTGAAAATGCTTCGCGTTATCGGAAGATTGTCAAAAGAATATCCCATAACCATAAAAGCCACCTTTCTTGGCGCACACGCTTTTCCAATAGAATATAAGTCCAATCGAAAAGAATACATCGATTTAATAATCGACAAAATGCTTCCTGAAATTGCCCTAAAGAAATTGGCAGACTTTATAGATGTTTTTTGCGAAAGCGGCTATTTTACCGTAGCCGAAACCGAACAAATTATGGAAGCCGGAATCCGTTTCGGTTTACGACCTAAAATTCATGTGAATCAATTCAACTCTATTGGCGGGATCCAAGCTGGAATTAAATACAAAGCCCTTTCGGTCGATCATCTTGAAGTTATGAATCCTGAAGATATTGAATCTTTAATAAACACGGAAACAATGCCCGTTGCTTTGCCTTCGTGCTCTTATTTTTTAGGAATTCCATATACTCCAGCACGTGAAATGATTTCAAAAGGTTTGCCCATTGCATTGGCCAGTGATTTTAATCCTGGATCTACTCCATCGGGCAATATGAATTTTGTAGTTTCTACTGCCTGTATTAAGATGAAAATGACTCCCGAAGAAGCCATCAATGCTGCTACTATAAACGGAGCCTATGCCATGGGAATTTCAGAAACTCACGGAAGCATCACAATTGGCAAAAAAGCCAATCTTATCCTCACCCAACCAGTTTCGTCTTTTTATCAATTGCCGTATGCTTTTGGCAGTAATTTGATTGATGCGGTATTTATAGAAGGAAAAGTTTTGGCATAA
- a CDS encoding Hsp20/alpha crystallin family protein, producing MKTLVKKDGLFPSLENKSIHNFFDDFITKDLFDWTDRNFAALGSNLPSVNLKETDTKIEVELAAPGMKREDFKVEIDNDILMISSEKEDKKEEVNKKENYIRREFNYQTFSRTFSLPETIDENKIEATYKDGILHVVVGKKEGIQKRTLKSIPIK from the coding sequence ATGAAAACTTTAGTTAAAAAAGACGGATTATTTCCGTCATTAGAAAACAAATCAATCCATAATTTTTTTGATGATTTTATAACAAAAGATTTATTTGATTGGACCGACAGAAATTTTGCAGCTTTGGGAAGTAATTTGCCTTCTGTAAATTTGAAAGAAACCGATACTAAAATTGAAGTTGAATTAGCCGCTCCCGGAATGAAAAGAGAAGACTTCAAAGTAGAAATCGACAATGATATTTTGATGATTTCTTCTGAAAAAGAGGATAAAAAAGAAGAAGTTAATAAGAAAGAAAACTACATCCGCAGAGAATTTAATTATCAAACTTTTAGCAGAACTTTTAGCTTGCCTGAAACTATAGATGAAAACAAAATTGAAGCTACCTATAAAGATGGTATTCTACATGTAGTGGTTGGCAAAAAAGAGGGTATTCAAAAAAGAACGCTAAAATCTATTCCTATAAAATAG